Proteins encoded together in one Impatiens glandulifera chromosome 1, dImpGla2.1, whole genome shotgun sequence window:
- the LOC124935795 gene encoding trichohyalin-like, with product MYIKAREGNEQAIRANPPPEIEISDWHYLLNRRFLTPEFKMMREEREAEKLQSRREREEALLKRQMEREEAQRQREMEREELQMQREMEREELRRQREMEREEALRERQQSFVERDRMRDEMLEMRETMNFLLSMIPGARPQPPPAPPIRDDAPPTRDDVPST from the exons ATGTACATTAAAGCCCGTGAAGGTAACGAGCAAGCGATTAGGGCAAATCCCCCTCCCGAGATCGAAATAAGTGATTGGCATTATCTTCTTAATCGTCGCTTTCTCACTCCGGAATTCAAg ATgatgcgagaggagcgtgaagcggagaagcttcagtcacggagagagcgcGAAGAAGCCTTACTCAAGCGTCAGatggagcgtgaggaagcacaaaggcagcgTGAAATGGAGCGCGAAGAATTACAAATGCAGCGTGAAATGGAGCGTGAAGAATTACGAAGGCAGCGTGAAATGGAACGTGAAGAAGCTCTAAGGGAGAGACAACAATCATTTGTAGAGCGTGATagaatgcgggatgagatgcttgagatGAGGGAGACGATGAACTTTTTATTATCCATGATTCCCGGTGCTCGCCCTCAACCTCCACCTGCCCCTCCCATTAGAGATGATGCCCCTCCCACTAGAGATGATGTCCCTTCCACTTGA
- the LOC124922193 gene encoding TPR repeat-containing protein ZIP4 — MRISEISSQDFRQSLHEHHQEETQSSTFSHLETLIKQIESHSPQSTLPENLFRDLQFGLSQLTSTSSSLSNSDKIKIWKLSYHLWNACVDLSNATAAKFTEDHAKFRQFSADLLLLAADVTGVPSSTFKCASFYYKTGLIWHDLRKFDLANNCFEKATDLTSRISTANVTDTEERKILLGLNIARSRTAWEVSDRNLAINLLNRGKTLIFGSSENYKALANQYLVFAKSLLSTKEASNLNDGLKLMNEALELCERGLRIVKRQDETIDLKGLKFKTLRFIAALHLQKDEFDSVLKCVRVLRDDGGDDHPSLSVLAMKAWLGLGRHGEAEKELRGMAAMKEIPEVVWVSVVEAYFQASGAAGAETVKEIFLVLLGKFHVTASSAIRIVRRLAGEGGGGDEGRVRVKVVAEVVSDDRMVALFAGKEVVKERTTMRTVLWNCAVGHFQAKDYEMSVEMFEKSMLYLPCNLEHNILRAKSFRVLCLCYLGLSQLDRAEEYINEAEKLEPNIAGSFLKFKIKLQNNDVDGAIAQMQSMPTYLDFTPGFLSLAAHEALACHTFPVAVASLSNILNLYSSGKSIPHTTEVTVFRTIVIILMQDPGNRYEVLKYMKRAHTRLSELGPELFFGKGEVGNREMKWFGVTSWNTGFKAGKEKNFEVCAQFFRLASEFYGVVVIDKAQEYDIMVCKSLILSVTAVVADAMQKQTNLLEAELRQAFKLLEKAGKILTSLPADCMSANDQSSVVKPNFVFIYTVQMFNIRIQLNGVEPQQLQLVKSFADSKSCNPTNLIQIGFRALDGAHSNHEVAEFALTTGLSSLLASTQPDYQTIALVLRKLIELSSIHHKGRDNDDSDDDVVYGMYKQAHRIMIGLKEGEYPVKEGKWLAMTAWNRGGIPLRVGQVDIAKRWMDIGLDLAKKVHGMDNYLSCMNDFVARLEKHIAAKKGGLGASSSSSV; from the exons ATGAGAATATCGGAGATCTCATCGCAAGATTTCAGGCAAAGTCTTCATGAACACCATCAGGAAGAAACTCAATCTTCAACATTTTCACATTTGGAAACTTTAATCAAACAAATCGAGTCTCATTCTCCACAATCTACTCTACCGGAGAATCTATTCCGCGATCTTCAATTCGGTCTTTCTCAACTCACTTCAACCTCTTCTTCCTTGTCCAACTCAGACAAGATCAAGATCTGGAAGCTCAGTTACCATCTCTGGAATGCATGCGTCGATCTCTCCAATGCCACCGCTGCAAAATTCACCGAGGATCATGCCAAGTTCCGACAATTCTCCGCCGATTTGCTCCTCCTCGCTGCAGATGTTACTGGAGTCCCATCTTCTACATTTAAATGTGCTTCATTCTACTACAAAACAGGCCTCATTTGGCACGACCTCCGCAAGTTCGACCTCGCCAACAACTGTTTTGAGAAAGCCACCGATCTGACATCCAGGATCAGTACCGCGAATGTAACCGACACTGAGGAGAGGAAAATCCTCCTTGGACTCAATATCGCGAGATCGAGGACAGCATGGGAGGTTTCAGACCGGAACTTGGCTATAAATTTGCTTAATCGGGGTAAAACGCTGATATTCGGATCCTCGGAGAACTACAAAGCGTTGGCAAATCAATACCTAGTGTTTGCGAAAAGCTTACTGTCAACTAAGGAGGCATCGAACCTTAACGATGGTCTTAAATTGATGAATGAAGCCCTAGAATTGTGTGAGAGGGGTCTGAGGATTGTGAAGAGGCAGGACGAGACAATTGATTTGAAGGGCCTGAAATTCAAGACGCTTAGGTTCATAGCAGCATTGCATTTGCAGAAAGATGAGTTCGACAGTGTGTTGAAGTGTGTGAGGGTATTGAGAGATGATGGTGGTGATGATCATCCAAGTTTGAGTGTGTTGGCAATGAAGGCATGGTTGGGGTTAGGGCGGCATGGGGAGGCTGAGAAGGAGCTGAGAGGAATGGCAGCAATGAAGGAGATTCCTGAGGTGGTCTGGGTGTCAGTGGTGGAGGCTTACTTCCAGGCATCTGGGGCAGCAGGAGCTGAGACTGTAAAGGAGATATTTTTGGTGCTTCTGGGAAAGTTCCATGTTACTGCTAGTTCTGCAATTAGGATTGTTCGCAGGTTAGCTGGAGAAGGAGGAGGTGGAGATGAAGGAAGGGTGAGAGTGAAAGTGGTAGCTGAGGTAGTATCAGATGATAGGATGGTAGCACTTTTTGCTGGAAAAGAAGTTGTGAAGGAGAGAACAACAATGCGCACCGTCCTCTGGAATTG TGCAGTAGGCCATTTTCAAGCCAAGGATTATGAAATGAGTGTGGAGATGTTTGAGAAGTCTATGCTTTACCTCCCTTGTAACTTGGAGCATAATATCCTTCGTGCAAAGAGCTTTAGAGTACTTTGTCTCTGCTACCTGGGACTTTCCCAGCTAGATCGAGCAGAAGAATACATCAATGAAGCTGAAAAG CTTGAACCCAATATTGCTGGATCTTTCCTCAAG TTTAAGATCAAGTTACAAAATAATGATGTGGATGGTGCAATTGCCCAGATGCAATCCATGCCAACCTACCTGGACTTTACTCCGGGGTTTCTGTCTCTTGCAGCCCATGAAGCTTTAGCCTGCCACACTTTTCCAGTTGCAGTCGCCTCATTATCCAATATCCTCAACCTCTACTCCTCAGGGAAATCCATCCCACATACTACAGAGGTGACAGTTTTCCGTACCATTGTTATAATCCTTATGCAAGATCCTGGCAACAGATATGAAGTTCTAAAATACATGAAGCGAGCTCATACCCGGTTATCTGAGCTTGGCCCAGAACTGTTCTTTGGGAAAGGTGAAGTTGGGAACCGGGAAATGAAATGGTTTGGTGTCACCTCATGGAATACAGGATTTAAAGCTGGAAAGGAGAAAAACTTTGAAGTGTGTGCTCAATTCTTCAGATTAGCATCAGAATTTTATGGGGTGGTGGTTATTGACAAAGCCCAAGAATATGACATAATGGTCTGTAAATCGTTGATATTGAGCGTTACTGCTGTAGTAGCTGATGCAATGCAAAAACAAACTAATTTGCTGGAGGCTGAACTCAGACAAGCGTTTAAACTGCTGGAAAAAGCTGGAAAG ATTCTAACATCACTACCAGCCGATTGTATGTCAGCCAACGATCAATCCTCTGTGGTGAAACCTAACTTCGTATTCATATACACAGTACAGATGTTCAATATACGAATACAACTCAATGGTGTGGAACCTCAACAACTCCAATTGGTAAAGAGTTTTGCTGATTCAAAATCATGCAACCCAACCAATCTCATTCAGATAGGCTTTCGAGCATTGGACGGAGCTCACTCAAACCATGAAGTAGCCGAGTTCGCTCTAACCACAGGACTTTCCAGTCTACTAGCTTCCACACAGCCTGATTATCAAACCATAGCTCTTGTACTTAGGAAACTAATCGAGTTGAGCTCCATTCATCACAAGGGAAGAGATAATGATGATTCTGATGATGATGTAGTTTATGGAATGTATAAGCAAGCACATAGGATAATGATTGGTTTGAAGGAAGGAGAGTATCCTGTTAAAGAAGGAAAATGGCTGGCTATGACGGCTTGGAACCGCGGTGGTATACCTTTGAGAGTAGGTCAGGTTGATATAGCGAAAAGGTGGATGGATATTGGGTTGGATTTGGCTAAGAAGGTTCATGGAATGGACAATTATCTGTCTTGTATGAATGATTTTGTGGCTAGATTGGAAAAGCATATTGCTGCTAAAAAAGGAGGATTgggagcttcttcttcttcatctgtGTAG